CCGCCAATCGTGTACCATCTTTATCTGACCCCATGGCCCTCTCGCTTCGAACAGACCCAAGGAGCTAGCTATGGACGAAGAACCAACTCGTGAAGGGCCTTTGTTCCGTCAGTTCAGGGCGGATGACATGGACGCATGCTCTCGTCTCGCCTGGGACGCGTGGGTCGCTGGCTCGGACAAGAGTGACGAGTTCGCAGATCCGCGGGTGATGGAGGGTTATGTGCGGACATTCGTGGTCCGCTCGAACTGGACCGAGGTCGCGCACGATTCCCACGGCGTGACCGGGCTCCTGTTCGGCAGGATCGGAAGCCTCAAAGGCAAGGCAGGATCCAGATCATTGTCCAGTAAGCTCGGGATGATCCCGCAATTCCTCTTCGGCACCCACGGCCAACACGTCTCACCGGTCCTCCTCTGGCACTTCTTCATGACGGAGTTCAAGGTGCTCGTGAACGTGCCTCGGTCGGACGCCGAGGTCAACCTCATCATCGTGGACCCCAAGTACCAGGGAAAAGGCCTCGGCAAGAAGCTGATAGAGAGGTTCGTCGGGGCTGCCAGGGATGCCAGATGCAGGCTCGTCACGCTGTACACGGACGACCAAGCAAGCAACTGGAGGTTCTACGAGGTCATCGGCTTCAGGAAGGTAGCCACCTTCCATGACGGCCTGACTTCGTACTTCGTCGAACGAGACGCGAAGGGAATCGTCTACGTTCTCGACGTCAAGTGAATCGATATGGGTTCAAATCCCCTCTTGATCGAAGGAAAAACCCTTAGGGAAGGAAAGGCAATTCCGCCGTGAAGGAAATGAGAACCATGAGAGAATGGTATAGATGACGAGCAAAGAGAAGACATCCAAAAAGGATTCAACTCTGATGGGAGATGACATAGATGCCATTTTTGAGCGTCATGCCAAGGAAGGCTCAAACCTCACTCCCGCTCTACGGAATTTCCTCAAAGATGTCGCGAGAAGGGATTTGCTCTGGTACCGCTACGGATGTCATGCTGTTCCAGACGATGTGAGACTGTCTTCCGTATTGGATGATTCGCGACGCAATGCCAAGATGAAGGTTCTCAGAGAAATTCGAAACAGCTTGTCAGATCTCGCGCTCCTAGCTCATTCCACAGCACCAAGAGCGGAGGATGTAGAGAGACTCCTTCCGACAGGAGACAGATTCAGACTGAAACCATGGATATCAAGGGTGGACGTTCTCGAAGTCCTTGATCTCGAAGATCTGTGTACCGTTGTAGGATATGCCATAGATCTGTTTGGACCAGAATATGTTGATGCAGTTTTGAGAACGATAGAAATATATCATCGCCAGCAAGGACTAGAGATTGGTGTTCGGAGTTCTTCAGAGGAAATCAAACAGGATTGATAGAAATACCCTCACGAATGAAGGTACACAGAGACTGACACTATTTGTCATCGGATCTCAATCCTGCGTTTTCGTTCCTATTGAAATCAGAAAAAAGGTCTGGCTCGACCCGGTTTCAAATCCCATCTCGCACCAGGAAGCCAATAGAGGGAAGGCTGGTGTCTCTTCAACAAAGAGACGGAGAAGCCTGGCATCTAAAGTCTCTTGAGCAGATCCTTCGTCTTCCCCTCGTATTCTTCTTCGCTGATGAGACCTTTCTCTCTCATAGACTTCAGTTGCCATAGTTTGTCTTGGACACTAGTCAGTCTAGTTTCAGGTGGCCCGGGAGCCTTCTCCCGATGTGCAGGCAGAGCTTCTTGAAGAGGATGCTGAATCGGCGTTTCCGCAGGGTGCTCGATCGACACAGCTGCGTCCTGGAGGTAGCGCTCCTGCAGTTCTCTCTGCTTCGCAGCTTTTCGTCTCTTCATCAGCAGTACTGCGACGACCACGATCACCACCAAGGCGATCACCGCAACGGCCGCAACCACCAGCATCGCGGCATTGCCGGCATCATCAACGCCTGGGATGATGTGCTTGACAGAGACCTTAATCACTTCCTGGATCGACCCGGAAGTTGAAACTGAGTCCGTGACTAACAGAGTCACAGTGAATGTCCCGGCCCGGGCATAGGTGTGAACAGGATTCTGAGAGGAATTTGTAGCTCCGTCCCCGAAGTCCCACGAGAAGTTGTAAGGTTCAACCCCTCCACTCACGCTGGAGGTGAACTGAACTGTCAACGGAGCTTGACCCGACTTCGGGCTGGCGCTCATAGTCACGAAGAATCCTGGCACGTCCGCCTTCGCACTGTATGCGTACTTGAGATCGTCGTTCGTGTAGTCGCTGTAGCTTATGTGGACCATGTTGTCAGAGTCTATCGCGATGGAAGTGGAAAGGCCAACATTCCCCACGCTGTCGAGAGTGTAGTAGGCCCACGATCCGCTCGCGTTGGTCGCGTACTTGAGGTCGTTGTTCGAGAAATCGCTGTAATCGCAGTAGCTTATGTGGACATTGCTGTTCGAGTCCACTGCGATGGAAGTGGCCAAGCCAACACTCCCTGTCCTGTCCAGAGTGTAAAAGGTCCAGAATCCGCTCGCGTTAGTGGCATACGTGAGGTGGGCGTTCGTTTCATCGTGGTAACTTATGTGGACCCTGTCATTCGAGTCTACGGCGATGGAAGAATCGTAGCCCACATCCCCTAGGCTGTCAAGAGTGTAGTATGTCCACCATCCGCCAACGTCTGTGGCGTACTTGAGGTCGTCGTTCGTCCAATCTCCGTAGCTTATGTGGACCTTGTTGTTCGAATCTACCGCGATGGAAGTGTCGAAGCCAACATCGTCCGCGCTGTCCAGGGTATAGTATGCCCACGATCCGCCTGCGTCGGTGGCGTACTTGAGGTCGTCGTTCGTGAAGTCCTGGTAGCTTATGTGGACCTTGTGGTTCGAGTCTACTGCGATGGATGTGAACAGACCAACACTCCCTACGCTATCCAGGGTGTAGCAGGCCCAAGATCCGCCTGCGTTGGTGGCATACTTGAGGTCTCCGTTCGTCCAATCAAGGTAGCTTATGTGGACGCTGTTGTTCGAGTCCACCACGATGGATGTGTACAGGCCGACATTCCCTATGCTGTCCAGAGTGTAGATGACCCAAGATCCGCTTGCGTTGGTGGCGTACTTGAGGTCGTCGTTCGTGCCATCGTTGTAGCTTATGTGGACCTTGTTGTTCGAATCT
The sequence above is a segment of the Candidatus Thermoplasmatota archaeon genome. Coding sequences within it:
- a CDS encoding GNAT family N-acetyltransferase, coding for MDEEPTREGPLFRQFRADDMDACSRLAWDAWVAGSDKSDEFADPRVMEGYVRTFVVRSNWTEVAHDSHGVTGLLFGRIGSLKGKAGSRSLSSKLGMIPQFLFGTHGQHVSPVLLWHFFMTEFKVLVNVPRSDAEVNLIIVDPKYQGKGLGKKLIERFVGAARDARCRLVTLYTDDQASNWRFYEVIGFRKVATFHDGLTSYFVERDAKGIVYVLDVK
- a CDS encoding PKD domain-containing protein yields the protein MDSAGEVGYDSSIAVDSNNKVHISYNDGTNDDLKYATNASGSWVIYTLDSIGNVGLYTSIVVDSNNSVHISYLDWTNGDLKYATNAGGSWACYTLDSVGSVGLFTSIAVDSNHKVHISYQDFTNDDLKYATDAGGSWAYYTLDSADDVGFDTSIAVDSNNKVHISYGDWTNDDLKYATDVGGWWTYYTLDSLGDVGYDSSIAVDSNDRVHISYHDETNAHLTYATNASGFWTFYTLDRTGSVGLATSIAVDSNSNVHISYCDYSDFSNNDLKYATNASGSWAYYTLDSVGNVGLSTSIAIDSDNMVHISYSDYTNDDLKYAYSAKADVPGFFVTMSASPKSGQAPLTVQFTSSVSGGVEPYNFSWDFGDGATNSSQNPVHTYARAGTFTVTLLVTDSVSTSGSIQEVIKVSVKHIIPGVDDAGNAAMLVVAAVAVIALVVIVVVAVLLMKRRKAAKQRELQERYLQDAAVSIEHPAETPIQHPLQEALPAHREKAPGPPETRLTSVQDKLWQLKSMREKGLISEEEYEGKTKDLLKRL